Part of the Halopenitus persicus genome is shown below.
ACCGGTCCGTCACGTCGAACCGGTCGAGCAGCCGCTCCCAGGCGTCCGCATCGACGGTCGCCGCCAGGCCGGACCGCTTGGTCGGGATGCGAACTCGATCGACGAGGTGGTCCACGTCCGCGGCCAGACCGGCCTCGATCTCCCTGGCAATGCAGCCGTTCTCGACGGTCCGAACGTGGGCCCCCCTGTCCGCGCCCTGTTCCCGGAGGCGGGTCTCGAGGCGCCAGAGGCGTGTCACGCCGACCTTGAACCGGTCGGGCGCGAAGGCGGCGAGGTAGACGGCGTGCGGGTCGTGACAGTCCATCTCGTCCTTCAAGCACGTGCCGGTACAGCGCGCACAGACCCAGACGTCGCGGTGTGACGCACAGTACGGCGTCGCGGGCTCCGCACACGCGATGTGGGCGTCGTCGTGGATCGTGCCGGCACAGTGCCGGTCGCCGAGGTCGTAGACCAGTTCGCGGCCCGGAGACAGGTCCATCCGGTCGACCGCACCGTCACCGTCGGCCACGAGCAGCCCCGCCGGTCCCGGATCGCCGCCCGACCCGACGCCCGTCTCGTAGCCGACGATCTGCATACGGCGACGTAGGCGAAAGAGGGCTTAGAAGGGTTCGGTTCGTGGGGGGTGTGGGACGGGTCCCCGTCACCAGAGATCGCTCACTCGGCGTGTTCGGGCGCGGTCTCGGCGTGTTCGGGCGCGATCTCCGCGATCAGCTGACGGGTCGCCCGACGGACCGCCTCGTGGCTCGAGCGCTCCGGCTCCCAGCCGAGCGCCGAGAGCTTCTCGATGGAGAGACGCATCTTCGGGACGTCGCCGGTCCAGCCGCGGTCGCCACCGGTGTACTCGTAGGCGGGGTCGAGCCCGAGTTCCTCGCTCACGACGTCGGCGATCGCGGTCACCGAGGTCGTCGTCCGCGTGCCGAGGTTGTAGGTGGCGAACGCGCCGTCGGCGTGTTCGAGCACGTGCCGGATCGCGTCGACGCAGTCGGTCACGTGGAGGTAGGACTTCTCCTGGCGGCCATCCCCGAGGATGGTCAGGGTCTCGGGGTCAGCCTGCAGCTTCTGGATGAAGTCCGGGATCACGTTGCCGCGCTGGTGGGGACCGACGATGTTGGCGAAGCGGACGTTCCGGACGGTCAGCCCGTAGGAGTGGGCGAACGTCGACAGCAGCGCCTCGTCGGCGAGCTTCGCCGACCCGTAGATCGAGATCGGCTCGAGGGGCGCGTAATCCTCCGGCGTCGGTCGAGGCGCCTCGCCGTAGACCGTCGAGGAGGAGGTGAACACGAGCGTGTCGACGCCCGCCTCGACCATCCGCTCGGCCACGTTGTAGGTCATTTCGGTGTTCTCCTCGAACAGCTTGCGGTCGTCGTCGTAGTTCGTGTCGGTGTAGGCCGCGAAGTGGAAGACGACGTCGAGATCCGACGTCAGGGCGTCGCCGACGTCGTCGGGGTCGGTGAGGTCGCCGTGCACGAACTCGGCGCCGTCGGGAACGCGGTCGCGGTCGCCCTTCGAGAGGTCATCGATCACCCGCACGAGCTCGGCGTCGTCGACGAGGTCGCTCGCGAGGTGGCTACCCACGAGCCCCGCGCCGCCCGTGATCAGCACCCGCGCGCCTGCAAGGTTCATACGCGCCCTCGGCGGGCGTGCCGCAAGTGCGTTGCGTTCCGGGTCGGTCGCGGACGCGAATGGCGAAAGCCACTACCCGGTGCCCGGCGAAGCGCGGGGTATGCAGGACGCACACGACGTCGTCGTGCTCCGGTACGGACACCGACCGGGGCGCGACGACCGGATGACGACCCACGTCGGGCTCACTGCCCGAGCGCTGGGCGCCGACCGGGTGATCCTCCCGGACAACGCCGGCCAGTCGGCCGAGACGGTCCGGGACATCACCGACCGGTTCGGCGGCCCCTTCGCGGTCGAGCTCCGCGGGGACCAGCGGTCGGTCGTCCGGAACTGGGACGGGACGGTCGTTCACCTGACGATGTACGGCGAGCCGGTCCAGTCCGTCGAGGAGGACGTTCGGGAGGCGCACGCCGAGGGCCCCTTGCTCGTGGTCGTCGGCGGCGAGAAGGTGCCCTGGGAGCTGTACGAACACGCCGCGTTCAACGTCGGCGTGACGAACCAACCACACTCCGAGGTCGCCGGGCTGGCGGTTTTCCTCGACCGGCTGTTCGCAGGTGCCGAGCTCGACCGCGAGTGGACCGGGGCCGATCAGGTCGTCGTGCCGCAGGCCGAGGGAAAGCAGGTCGTCGATCCGGAGGACGCACCCGGCGAGGGACCCGTCAAAGACTCCCAACCGGACGAGTAAGGAACGCTCGACCCAACGACTACCGGGAGCGCTTCGATCGGAGCCGCGCGATCCGGACGCGAAGTTCCTGCCGGCTCGTTCCGCGGACGCGGCGCGTGACTGGGTCGCCCATCGGAACGACCGAGAGCCGGTCGAGCGAGGGCGGCCAGTCCCGATAGCCGCGGGCGTCGTGGGCGTCCCGGAGCGCGTCAGCGATCGACGCGGCGTCGATCGATCCGGTCCCGTGGATCCCGGACGCGCCGACCCGGGCGGTGGCCGCGTCGGTCCGGGACCGTCCCCGACCGATCAGGAGCCGGTCGCCGAGCGCGAAGGGAATCCACAGCGGCGCGACGGCCACGAGGAGGAGGCCGCCGGCGAGCGCGTACACGACCCAGGGAACCGACCGGTCGCCGCGGTCGCCGGCGCCAAGCATTCGGGGGCGCTCGGACCGATCGCCGTGATCGGCGTCGCCGTATCCGGTCCGTCGTGAGAGGAGCTCGGCGCCCAGCAGCGCCACCACCTCGACGACGAGCGCGGGCGCCAACAGCGCGGTCGCGAGCCGCGCGCGGCGTGAGCTCCCGCGAAGCAGCGCGTGGGTGACCAGCGCGTCGAAGGCGGGATCGTCGAGGTCGGCCAGCCGCGTGGGAACGACGAGCGTCGTCCCCGTCCGGGTCGCGACGACGCCAACGTTCATCGCGCGTCGGTCCACGACGCGGACTGCCGGCGGGTCGATCCGTGCGGCGTCGGCCACGTCCGCGACGCGCTCGACCAGGGAGTCGACCGTGGGATCCCCGGTCGATGCGGCGCCGTCGGCGGACGCGGACCCGCCGCCCGCCCCGGGATCGACTGCCGCCGACCGTGAATCGATCGCGCGGTCGACGATGACCGGACCGAGCGCGTAGGACCCGCCCAGCCCACCGACCGTCGCGATCGCGACGGCCACGCTCGTGTCGAACGGACCGCCGACCACGACCTCCGCAACGAGAACCGCCGGACCGCCGAGGAGTGCGATCGCAACGGTCGCGAGCAGCGCCGCGCCCAGGAACTCGGCCCGCGAGGGCGATTCCGTGGCGATCGCGCCCGCCCCGGACCGACCGCGATCGACGTCGGAGTCGGACATATCCACGGGGTCGCCCCGTCGCCACAAGAGTCTGCCGACGTGCGGATGCGACGTTGCGGGCGAGCTACGCACCGGCCGACCGGTGCCAGCCGATCCGGAGCCGGTCGCCCATCGCTTCGATCCTTTTAAACGACTGCCGAGTCGAGTACACCGCAATGGCTTTTGAGGATCTGTTGAACGACCCCGTCATCCAGAAGTACCTCCACGAGCTGGTGGGACCGACGGGGATGCCGGTTGCGGCCGCACCCCCTGAGGGGGAGGTGACGGACGAGGAGCTGGCCGAGGAGCTGGGCCTGGAGCTCAACGACGTTCGTCGCGCGCTGTTCATCCTGTACGAGAACGACCTGGCGACGTACCGTCGCGTCCGCGACGAGGACTCCGGGTGGCTCACGTACCTGTGGACCTTCCATTACGACAACATTCCGGAGAACCTCAAAGAGGAGATGGACCGGCTCCTCGAGGCGCTCGAGGAGCGTGAGGAGTACGAGCGCACCCACGAGTTCTACCTCTGTGACGTGTGCTCGATCCGCTTCGAGTTCGGCGAGGCGATGGACTTCGGCTTCGAGTGTCCCGAGTGCGGCTCGCCGATCGAGGCGATGGAGAACGACCGGCTCGTCGAGGCGATGGAGTGGCGGGTCGACCAGCTGCGCACGGAACTCAACGCGGACGTGGGGAACTGATGGTCGTCCTGGCAACCAAGTGTTACGTCTCGGGCGACGCACGCGACCGCGCGCTCGACGGGATGAACGCGCTCGTCGACAACGCGATCGGCGACCTCCACGTCGAGTGGCAGGTCGGCGTTCGCGAGGACGACTTCGTCCAGGTCGACGTGACCGGCGAGGACGCCACGGTCGCGCGCAACGCGCTCGCCGAGGAGTGGGGCGAGATCGTGACCCACGACGAGGGGCTCCAGCCCGGCGAGGAGTACGTCGGCACCCTCGAGTCCTGGGACGACGACGGGTTCGTTCTCGATGCGGGGTCGGGCGTCGACGTCCGGATCCCCGCGGACCGGATCGGCCTCGGTCGCGGATCGCCCGCGCAGGTGGTCGAGCGGTTCGGCCTCGTCCAGCACCTTCCGATGCGGTTCGTCTACGCTGCCCCGGTCGACGAGGCGGACGGCGAGGACGGAAGCGACGAGGACGGAAGCGACGAGGGCGGAAGCGACGAGGGCGGAAGCGACGATGCGGACGCCACTTCCAGGCTCGCCGACGCCGAACGCGACCGCCTCTACGAGTGGCAGCGCGGTCCCGGGCGCGTGACCGTCAACTCCGTGACCCGCGGGGAGGCCCGCGCGACGGTCAACCGCGCCGGCCACGCACGCGACATCGTCACGGTCGAGCGGCTGGGTCTGCTCGAACAGAGCATCGTCTGCGGCGAGGGCACCGATCCGCCCGGACTGCTGGCCGCGATCGGATCGTACCTCCCGGCCGAACTCCGGTGTGTCGTCTGACCGATCGCCGTCTCCACTCGTATCCGTGAACCGACGATCCATCCTGGCGCTCGCGACGGTCGCGCTACTTGCCGCCAGCGCCGGCTGTCTCGGCTACGTCACCGGCGGCGGCGAGATCGCAAACGAGACGCTCGACGCCGAGCCGCCCGGCGAGTACCCCTGGAACGGCTCGACCGACGCCCGGATCGACCTGCGGACCGACGGCACGTATCTGGCCGTCTACAACGCCACCGGCCGCGAGGAGTTCCGTCTGTACCAGGAGACCGGGTACGGAACCGAGGACCCGCTCGAGTTGCGGGCGTTCCGGTACCAGTATCCGAACGGGACCGTGATCAACGGATCCCAGTTCCGGGCCCGTGGCGGCGAGATCGAACAGACGACCGAGGAGGTGTGGGTCCGGTTCGGCGACGGGATGGACGGCGGAGCCATCGCCTACGCCGGCGACGGCTCCCCGCGCCGGTTCATCGCGCGGACGTACGTGACCGGATCCTACGAGGTCCGTCTGCCGGAGGGGTTCACGACCGACCTCAGACCGTTCGGCCACGCCTCCCCGCGCGGCTACGAGGCGACGACCATCGACGGACAGGAACGGCTGGTCTGGGAGGAGGTCACCACTTCCGTGCTCGTAGTCCAGGCGTATCGCCGGGGAGATCTCCCGGTCTTCGGCGTCATCGCCGTCGTCGCGCTGGTGATCGGCGTCGCCGGCTACCTCTACTTCCGGCGCCAGCTGGAGGCCCTCCGCGATCGACGCCGGGAGATGGGCCTCGAGGACGTGGAGTCGGACCTCGACGACCTCGATGACGACGACGGTCCGCCTCCGGGGATGCGGTAGCACCGTCCCGGGGGCCGATCGACGATCCCCTCCGACCGCACCCGGACCCGACGGCGACGGGGTTTTGACGTGCTGGCACCTACCGGCCGGTATGCGAGTCGGGATCGTCACCGTCGGCGACGAGCTGCTGTCCGGGGACACGGAGAACACGAACGCCACGTGGCTGTGCGACCGGCTCGACGCGCGCGGCGTCGAGGTACGCCGCGTGACGACGCTTCCCGACGACGTCGCCGACATCGCCCGGACGGTCAACGAGTATTACGCCGAGTACGACGCCGTGATCGTCACCGGCGGGCTCGGCCCCACCCACGACGACCGCACGATGGAGGGGGTCGCGGCGGCCTTCGGTCGGGAACTAGTCGAGCATCCGGACGCCGTCGAGTGGCTCGACGGCCAGGACGGCTACAGCGCGGCGGATCTGGCCGACGGGACCGCGCACCTGCCGGCCGGCGCGCGCCTCCTCGAGAACGACTCCGGGGTCGCGCCCGGCGCGGTCGTCGAGACCGTGTACGTTCTGCCTGGCGTCCCGGCGGAGATGCGGGCGATGTTCGAGCGGATCGCCGACGAGTTCTCGGGAACGCCGCGACACGTCGTAACGGTCGAGGTCGACGAGCCCGAGAGCGCGCTCATCGACCGGCTCGAGGAACTCCGCGACCGCTTCGACGTCACGGTCGGCTCCTATCCCGGCGAGACGGTCCGGATCAAGCTCACCGCCGAGGAGGTCGCGACCGCCGAGGAGGCGGCCGGCTGGCTCCGGGAGCGGGTGCAGTCACCGGCGTAGCGGGCGGATCCACGGAGATTCCGGCCTCCGGGTGGCCTATCGATAGACCGAGGCCAGCCAGACGGCGGTCAAAAGGAGGCTGACGACGAGCACGGCGACGGACGTCTCGGGGATCGGTAGCGACGCGGATCCGGTTGCGAGCGGTAGCATACGCGCAGTTGGCCCGCGGGGGTTGTAAGCGTTCAGGCTTCGGGTCGACGGTGAGGGGTGACGGATGACTTCGACCGCAGTTTGTGCCTACGGCACGTCTTTTATACCGGACGTCGTTGTCCCGATATGGGCGAGATACTCGGATCGACCCTCGCCGGGTACAGCGTGATGACCGTCGACGGCGAGGAGGTCGGCACGCTGGTGAACGTCACGATGGATCCGACCACCGGTGACCTCCGACGGTTCGTCATCGATCCCGAGGGCCGAACGCTTCCGGGGTTCGAGACGAACGACGACGGGCACGTCGAGATCCCGGCGCGGACGTTCCGGTCGCGCAGCGACTACATCCTTATCGATCCGACCACAGCGGACGGCCCGAGGGAAGGCGGCAACGACTCGACCGCGCGAGAAGACGACTCACCCGTGCGAGGAGACGACTCGACCGCGCGAGGAGACGACCGGGGTCCGGCCGCACGGGACTGATTCCCGCCCAGCTACACACCAGACCATATATGATCCCCGCTATACTTCCTCCAATACATACCCCCGTCTCGCTGCAAGCGGCGCTCGCGCCGCCGGTCGAGTGGGCCACCTTCGCCGGGTTCCTGCTCGTTCCCGGACTCATCGCGACCCTGCTCTGGTCGCCGTTCCTCATCGTCGACCGGATCCGGTCGCTGCTCGCGGCGCTCCCGCCGACCGGGTCGGTCCTCCCGACGTACCTGCTCGCCGGCGTCGGCGGCTCGATCCCGTACATCGTCGGCGCGACCGTCGTGACGACGACGGTCGATACGGCCGGCGCCGCCTGGAGCAACGCCTTCATCACCGTCGCAGTACTGCTGTTCGTCGGCTACGCGGTCGGGGTACCCGTGGTCACGAACGTGGCGTTACCCCGGCTCGCTCTGGATTGGGACCCGACCGGGTACGGTCCCTCGACGTGGGTCCTGCTGGCCGCCGGCGGCGCGAGCTACGCGCTGTTGTTCTCCATCCCGTTCGTCGTGGTGAGCTTCCTGCTGGCGCTTCCCGGAGGGTACTGATGCGGGAGCGTTCGCGGTGGTCGGACCGCGGGGGTCGCTCACGCCGGTCGCGCCGGAGGTTCCTCGCGTCCGGGGCCGCCACGGTCGCCGCGACGACGCTCCCGCTGGTCGCCGGCTGTCTCGGCCGGACCGCTGAGACCCTTCGGCTGAGCGCGTACGACCGCGAGTCGCTTCCCGATTCGGTGCTGTTGGCGGACCCGACGACGCCGACCGCGCGGTTCGCGATCGACTATCCCGACCGATACAAACGCGACCGCTACCGGACCCTGATCCGGACCGGATCGATGACGGCGCTCAACTACGAGCTGACCTACACCTACGAGTTCGGGTCCGAGACCCGTGAGGCGGCGCGGTTCATCGTCGACGAGGGATCAGGTGAAGACGTCGCGGACGCTGGGGACGCCGAGGACGACGGAGACGCCGAAGACGACGGAGACGCCGAGGACACGTACTATCGCGTCCACATCGAGGACCAGCGAACCGTCGAGCGGGAGTGGTGGGAGTTCTACCTCGACCTCGTGGACGATCCGCCGGAGGACGCCGAAGGGGTGACCCCGCCCATCGAGTCGCTCTCGGCGGCCGATCGTCGGATCGTCGACGCCGCGCTCGGGGCCGTCTACGCGGACCGGAATCCGCCGATCGACGTCGGCGGGGACGCGTTCGGCACCCGCGGGCCGCTGTACCACGAGTTCCTCGACGCGGACGCGAGCGTCCTCGTTCCCGATCCGTCATTCGAGTACGTCCGCTCAAACGACCGGTGGTTCGCCGCTCGCGCCGAGCAGGGGACCGCGACGCCGACCGAGACGACCCACTCGGTCGAGCCGGTCGCGGACACGCGTGCTGGCTTCGAGGACCACGTCCGGTCGACGCTGATTCGGGCCGACCTCTCACCGGGATCGCTCCCGGACGGGGAGGCGGACGTGGTCCGGACCGCCGTTCGAACGCCCTTCTACGAGGAGGAGCTGCCGATGTCCGCGGCGCTCCGGTCCGTGATGGAGCGGCTCGGGGCGGGCGAACATCTCCCGGCGGACGACGCGTTCGAGCTCGGGATCGAGTTCGACCACCTCTTCGCCACCGTCGACGGGACCGTCTACGCGTTCGACCTGAGCGTGCAGCCGTGACCGGTGAGCGTGCAGCCGTGACCGGTGAGCGTGCAGCCGTGACCGGTGAGCGTGCAGCCGTGACCGGGACGTCGAGCCGTCGGGCCCGATGCCCCCAATAGCTTCAAACCCCGTCGCGTTCTCCGGGACCGTAGTGACCCAACGGCTCTCGACCATCTCGCCGCGCGCCCTCGAGACGTTGCCGGTCGAGCTGGCGATCCTCGATTCGGACGGCACGATAGTTCTCGTCAACGACGCATGGCGGCGGTTCGCGGACGAGAACCACGGCGTCGACCCGGACTACTGGGTCGGACGGGACTACCTGGCGATCAGCGAGCGGGCATACGATGACCCCGACGTGGCCGCGATCGTCGACGGACTACGGGCGATCCTCGGCGGCTCCGACGAGCCTCTCGACGTGGAGTATCCCTGTCACTCGCCGGACCGACAGCGCTGGTTCCGGATGGAGGCCGTCGGGTTCGACCACGGCGGCGGCCGGTACGCGACGGTGATCCACTACGACATCACGGAACGCAAGCTCGCCGAACTGGCGGCCACGTCCGGCGAACATCAGCTCAAGACGATCCTCGCGGTGCTCACCCACGACATCCGAAACCCGCTGACCGTCATCGACGGCTACGCGGAGCTGCTTGGCGAGGAACTGGACGAGACGGAGAAAACGGAGATCATCCGTCGGGCCGCAAAGCGGATCGCGGAGATCGCCGAAGCCACCGTCGAGTTCACGCGCTCGAGCACGCTGACCGCCGTCGAGCCGGTCAGGGTCTCCGAGCTGGCCGAGGCGGCCTGGACGGGGGTCGCCACCGCGGACGCGACGTTGGCCGTCCACCGGACGCCGACGATACACGGCGACCGCCGGCTCCTGCTACAGCTGCTCGAGAACCTGTTCCGCAACGCGGTCGCGTACGCCGGCCCGGACTGTACCGTGACGGTCGGTCCCCTCGAGGACGGCTTCTACGTGGAGGACGACGGCCCCGGGATCCCGGAGCCGATCCGCGAGCGTGCACTGGAGGCCGACTTCTCGACCGGTGGAACCGGCGGGCTCGGACTCCCGATCGTGGCGTCGATCGCGCGGGCGCACGGGGGAAAGCTTCGGATCACCGACGGCAGGAACGGAGGTGCCCGCTTCGAGATCACCGGGATCGACGACGTCGCACCGTGAGGCGGAGCGTCGTGCCGATCCCGTCGCCGTGATCGGGGTCACCGAACCGGCAACGCGGCTGCCGCGTCCACCCTCGAGTCGATCGGTTCTTCCGCCCGACCGACGTACGGCGAGTATGCAGCTCTCCGCCGTCGACCTCTCGCCGGTCCCCGACGCAGGAACCGCCGCCGACGCGTACGAAAACACCGTCGAGGCCGCCCAGCAGGCGGATCGATTGGGTTTCGAGCGGTTCTGGGTCGCCGAACACCACGCGATGGCCGACACGCTCGCGGGCACGACGCCCGAGGTCCTGCTCGGACATCTGGCCGCGGAGACGGACACGATCCGGCTCGGGTCCGGGGCCGTGTTGCTCAACCACTACAGCCCGTTCAAGGTGGCCGAGGTCTTCGGCGCGCTGGACGGGCTGGCTCCCGGCCGTATCGACGCGGGACTCGGGCGCGCGAACGGCTCGCCGGCGGCCGACCGCGCGCTCGGCACCGACCGCCACGCGACGGACCCCGACGGCGACCACCGGGAGAAGATCGAGGCGGTCGTGGCCCACCTCGCGGACGAGTTCCCGGACGACCACGCCTATAGCGACCTGGAGATCCCGCGGTCGGGGGCCGAGACGCCCGTCCCCTGGGTGCTCGGGTCCAGTCCCTCGAGCGCCGCGATCGCCGGCGAGTTGGGCCTGCGGTACTGTTTCGCCGCCTTCATCCGCCCCGGGTTCGCGGAACGTGCGTTCGAGACGTACCGGAGTCGGTTCGAGGCCGCCGACAGACCCGGCGCGCCCGACTCCCCGCACGGGATCGTGGCAGTCAACGCCGTCTGTGCGCCGACCGACGCGGAGGCGGCCCGGCGCCGCGCCGTCGCCGAGGCCTCCTTCGCCCGGATGCGCCGCGGGGTGGTCGGCACCCGACCGTCGATCGAGGAAGCGATCGACGAGCTCGGCGGCGTGCCCGAGCCGACCCCGGAGACGCTCGCCGCCGACGAGTGGCCGCGGGCGATATCCGGCGCTCCCGACACGATCGCGGGCCTGCTCGAACGGCTCGCCGACCGCGTCGGGGTCGACGAGGTGATGATCCAGCACGTCCAAGCCAGCCACGCTGACGCGCTGGAGTCGCACGAGCTGATCGCCAAGGGCGTCGGGGTCGTCTGAGTCACGGGCCGTCGGCATCGGCTGGACGTCGAAATAAAAGTAAAAATTCATACACTAATTAAAAACAGACAGAATAGAAATACAATTAGAAAGGATATATAATAACTTTAAATAATATATTCGGAACGGCGAATCAAACGTGTTCCCGAACCCAGCTGTACTCCCGCAAGGAAAGCTCGATAGAATCGCGTAATATGGCGATTCAAGGCGGAATACGGAAAACACGGTCCTCTCGAAACAGTCGGAAAGAGCGGAGAACCTCGATGATTATCTTGGATCTCCCAACCACTGATATCGGTGAACTATTCGTTAAATATTAATATTTTATATGAATAAGTGAACGAGATGCATATGAAATGAACTATTAGGCTGAAGATATTACTTTTTGCTCGGATTAATAACCCGATGAGTTAGTATCACGATACCGGAATAAATCGACACTCCGTCGGTTGGTAGCAACCATATTTTGTCGTCTTTTATAAACTATCTCTAAATTATATATTGTATTAAATGTGGTAATATAATTATATATTAATATATTATATATTGGAATGTGGGAACGGTACCTCGGCAGTTGCGATCGGTTCGGCTCGGACTCTCGTCAAGAAGTACGTCGGAGCCCAGCGCTCAATCGAGCACGAGAAAAGCCGACCAGTGAGCGACGCTACCTGCAGTCGCTTGATCGCGTATCGGTTTGAATCATCGGCGTCATTCGTATTTGAATCGTTGTTTCTTCCCCGTCGCGGTACGTTCGATGGATTCGACGATCTCGTACTGCTTGGGGCGTTTGTAGTTCGCTAGATCTTCTCTGTTCTTACAGTAGGCCTCCAGCTCGGCTTCGGTGAGCTCCTCACCGGTGACGAAGGCCTTGACTCGTTCACCCCACTCCTCGTCGGATTCCCCGACGACGATAGCTCCGTCAACGCGCTCGTGGGTTTCCAATGCCTCCTCGACCTCCGCCGGCGACACGAGCTCGCCCCCGCTCAGGATCATGCCGTCAGCACGGCCGGTGACTGAGACGTATCCCTGTTCGTCCTTGATCGCGAGGTCATCCGTGTAGAACCAACCCTCAGTGAAGACCGCCTCCGTCGCATCGTTGTTGTCGAAGTAGTAGTCCATAATGCCCTCCCCCTTCGTAATGATACGGCCGATTTCCCCGGCTTCAGCTCGATCGTCGGGATCGAAGTCCTCGTTCTGCCCGAATTCGATGATCCTGACCTGTTTGTCTGGATTCGGTCGACCGGTCTTCCCTGCATTCTCGGGAAGGTCATCGGGGCGAAGCATAAGAT
Proteins encoded:
- a CDS encoding DUF2797 domain-containing protein, with the translated sequence MQIVGYETGVGSGGDPGPAGLLVADGDGAVDRMDLSPGRELVYDLGDRHCAGTIHDDAHIACAEPATPYCASHRDVWVCARCTGTCLKDEMDCHDPHAVYLAAFAPDRFKVGVTRLWRLETRLREQGADRGAHVRTVENGCIAREIEAGLAADVDHLVDRVRIPTKRSGLAATVDADAWERLLDRFDVTDRFAFEYGLDLSDRPVAETMLTGRVIGTKGRLLVLERAGSTYAVDLRDLVGYEVAERRSTRDLQASLGAFGG
- a CDS encoding NAD-dependent epimerase/dehydratase family protein — protein: MNLAGARVLITGGAGLVGSHLASDLVDDAELVRVIDDLSKGDRDRVPDGAEFVHGDLTDPDDVGDALTSDLDVVFHFAAYTDTNYDDDRKLFEENTEMTYNVAERMVEAGVDTLVFTSSSTVYGEAPRPTPEDYAPLEPISIYGSAKLADEALLSTFAHSYGLTVRNVRFANIVGPHQRGNVIPDFIQKLQADPETLTILGDGRQEKSYLHVTDCVDAIRHVLEHADGAFATYNLGTRTTTSVTAIADVVSEELGLDPAYEYTGGDRGWTGDVPKMRLSIEKLSALGWEPERSSHEAVRRATRQLIAEIAPEHAETAPEHAE
- a CDS encoding tRNA (cytidine(56)-2'-O)-methyltransferase is translated as MQDAHDVVVLRYGHRPGRDDRMTTHVGLTARALGADRVILPDNAGQSAETVRDITDRFGGPFAVELRGDQRSVVRNWDGTVVHLTMYGEPVQSVEEDVREAHAEGPLLVVVGGEKVPWELYEHAAFNVGVTNQPHSEVAGLAVFLDRLFAGAELDREWTGADQVVVPQAEGKQVVDPEDAPGEGPVKDSQPDE
- a CDS encoding transcription factor, which produces MAFEDLLNDPVIQKYLHELVGPTGMPVAAAPPEGEVTDEELAEELGLELNDVRRALFILYENDLATYRRVRDEDSGWLTYLWTFHYDNIPENLKEEMDRLLEALEEREEYERTHEFYLCDVCSIRFEFGEAMDFGFECPECGSPIEAMENDRLVEAMEWRVDQLRTELNADVGN
- a CDS encoding DUF2110 family protein, giving the protein MVVLATKCYVSGDARDRALDGMNALVDNAIGDLHVEWQVGVREDDFVQVDVTGEDATVARNALAEEWGEIVTHDEGLQPGEEYVGTLESWDDDGFVLDAGSGVDVRIPADRIGLGRGSPAQVVERFGLVQHLPMRFVYAAPVDEADGEDGSDEDGSDEGGSDEGGSDDADATSRLADAERDRLYEWQRGPGRVTVNSVTRGEARATVNRAGHARDIVTVERLGLLEQSIVCGEGTDPPGLLAAIGSYLPAELRCVV
- a CDS encoding DUF5803 family protein, whose translation is MNRRSILALATVALLAASAGCLGYVTGGGEIANETLDAEPPGEYPWNGSTDARIDLRTDGTYLAVYNATGREEFRLYQETGYGTEDPLELRAFRYQYPNGTVINGSQFRARGGEIEQTTEEVWVRFGDGMDGGAIAYAGDGSPRRFIARTYVTGSYEVRLPEGFTTDLRPFGHASPRGYEATTIDGQERLVWEEVTTSVLVVQAYRRGDLPVFGVIAVVALVIGVAGYLYFRRQLEALRDRRREMGLEDVESDLDDLDDDDGPPPGMR
- a CDS encoding competence/damage-inducible protein A, which codes for MRVGIVTVGDELLSGDTENTNATWLCDRLDARGVEVRRVTTLPDDVADIARTVNEYYAEYDAVIVTGGLGPTHDDRTMEGVAAAFGRELVEHPDAVEWLDGQDGYSAADLADGTAHLPAGARLLENDSGVAPGAVVETVYVLPGVPAEMRAMFERIADEFSGTPRHVVTVEVDEPESALIDRLEELRDRFDVTVGSYPGETVRIKLTAEEVATAEEAAGWLRERVQSPA
- a CDS encoding PRC-barrel domain-containing protein, with the translated sequence MGEILGSTLAGYSVMTVDGEEVGTLVNVTMDPTTGDLRRFVIDPEGRTLPGFETNDDGHVEIPARTFRSRSDYILIDPTTADGPREGGNDSTAREDDSPVRGDDSTARGDDRGPAARD
- a CDS encoding sensor histidine kinase; protein product: MTQRLSTISPRALETLPVELAILDSDGTIVLVNDAWRRFADENHGVDPDYWVGRDYLAISERAYDDPDVAAIVDGLRAILGGSDEPLDVEYPCHSPDRQRWFRMEAVGFDHGGGRYATVIHYDITERKLAELAATSGEHQLKTILAVLTHDIRNPLTVIDGYAELLGEELDETEKTEIIRRAAKRIAEIAEATVEFTRSSTLTAVEPVRVSELAEAAWTGVATADATLAVHRTPTIHGDRRLLLQLLENLFRNAVAYAGPDCTVTVGPLEDGFYVEDDGPGIPEPIRERALEADFSTGGTGGLGLPIVASIARAHGGKLRITDGRNGGARFEITGIDDVAP
- a CDS encoding LLM class flavin-dependent oxidoreductase, encoding MQLSAVDLSPVPDAGTAADAYENTVEAAQQADRLGFERFWVAEHHAMADTLAGTTPEVLLGHLAAETDTIRLGSGAVLLNHYSPFKVAEVFGALDGLAPGRIDAGLGRANGSPAADRALGTDRHATDPDGDHREKIEAVVAHLADEFPDDHAYSDLEIPRSGAETPVPWVLGSSPSSAAIAGELGLRYCFAAFIRPGFAERAFETYRSRFEAADRPGAPDSPHGIVAVNAVCAPTDAEAARRRAVAEASFARMRRGVVGTRPSIEEAIDELGGVPEPTPETLAADEWPRAISGAPDTIAGLLERLADRVGVDEVMIQHVQASHADALESHELIAKGVGVV